In Gemmatimonadaceae bacterium, the sequence ATGTGCTTGTAGCGGGCCATGGCGCCTCTGCTCGACGGGGGACGGACCACCCTCTAGCTTCTACCACTCGCCCTGCAAAGTCTCTGCCGCTCGCTAGCCGCCGCCGGGTTTTTCTACAGCTTCGTTATACGGTCGGTATGAAGACCGCCGTCTCCCTCCCGGATCGGTGGCCCATAGCCGTACGACCGCGGTCGAGCACCATGCCCGCCAAGCGGGTACCGGGTCGCTCATCGCCATCCTCCCTCGGCTGCCGGGGCGCTCGATCACGGCGTACGGCTGGCGCGACACCTTGCCAGGTGGCACGTGGGAGATCATTGGCGATGGATCACCCGCGATGGCGATGACCCAGCATAACGAGATCCGGTGGCGACGCTGGCGGCTGACGACGGCCGTGGACGGGATCTTCGGCGTCAGGTATCCTAACGAGGATCAGTACCGCATGGACCGCCTGGGCCTCTCGGACGACGCCGACGGAGGTCTTTCGCGCGCGGCGTCGGTCCAGGCGCAGGCGCCGGTGTACGTGCAAGATGCCGCTTACCTCCGGCTGCGCGAAGTTGCGGTGTCCCTGCCGTTGCGTCGCTCGCCGGGAGGCCCCGAGGTGCACGCCGAGGTCGCGATCCGGAACGCGCTCACCTGGTCACGGTTCGACAACCTTGATCCGACGTCACGACGGTTGGTGACGGCGACTTCGGCGCGCTTCGGCCCGGCCGCGGATGTCCCGATCATGCGCGCCCTCAGCGTCGCGCTGTCGTACGGCTTCAACCCATGAGCTGCGCCTGTGGCGGTGCGCAGGACGAGACACGCGTCGCTCGGTTTGTCCCCTTCCCTCGACGATGCGTTCGCCCGCGCGACGCGTAGACAGCATGAGCCGTACCGGGACTCGTGGGCGGAGAGTTAAGCTATTGACGGCAGCCGTTCGAAGTCGATGAGACTGTGTTGCTGAGTGAGGAATGCCTCCGCGTGAGATTGTAGAAGCGTTCGATGCAGTCGAAGGTGTCCGGCGACCGCCTAACGCGTCGGCTGGCGTGACAAAGCCGCTCGCGCTGTGCAGTCGCTGGTGATTGTAATACGTCACGAACGCCGCCACGAGGACCCTTGCCGCCTCCACCGATGGCGGGCGATGCGGCCGAATCGTGGTGACCCTGAGCGTCTGGCGCCAACGCTCGATCCTCCCATTCGACTGCGGGTAGTACGGCGACGTCCGTACGTGCGTCATGCTGCGGGTGCGAATCAGCTCTTTGAAGTCGCGAGCGACGGAGGGGGGACCGTTGTCGGAGATGATGCGGGGATGCGCCGGGGGGTACAGCTCGCGGGCGCGCTGAATCACGATCTCGACCTCTGGCGTCGTCATCTGCGCGGAGTTCCCGGTGCAGGAGGTATCGGCTGGCGCCGTCCAGGAGCGAGCAGAGGTGGTGGAACGTCCCGGCGGCGTCGACGTAGCTGACGTCGGTGTGCCAGTGGTCGTACGGCAGCGTCGGCTGCTCGAAGCCGTCGCCTTTCCGCGAGGGCGGCGCCACCGGACCGTCGTGGCAATGGCGCGGAGTCGTGAGAATCCCAGGGGTGACGACCCGTTTGTGCGTCAAGGTGTCCTGCTGCCAACCTGTGGGCGCGGGTGCCGGCGTCACTCTCCGCGGAGGTCACGACAATGAAGAAAGGCGGCTTGGCTGTTCTCGCACTCGGCGTCCTCCTGGCTGCCCCGGCCGGACCGTCCGAAGCCCAGGGGATCCGGGGATTGATCAGGAAGAAAGCGGAAGAGGCGGTGAAGGGTCCGGAGGCCGCAAAGGCGGAGGAGATGCCGGGAGCGCTCAAGAACCCGGACGTGATCCCGATCAACACGGCGACGATGGAGTACGTCAAGCGTGGCCTGAACGTCGAAATCTCCGAGCGCGCGGCCCTCACGAAGTTTCTCTCGGGGATCAAGACACAGGAGGAGTACCAGACGTGCAGCAGCGGCGTGGCCATGACGCCGGAGGGCCAGAAGGTCGCCATGCGCATCGGCGACCTCCCGGAAAACGCGACCCAGGCGCAGATGCAGGCCGCGATCGCGAAGATGAACGAAGAAATAAGCGCCCTCGTGCTCAAGGCGTGCGGTGAGGATCCACGCAAGTACGCGGGCAACTGGCGCGGGCAGCGCCTGCGTGAAATCGAGGAGAAGGCCGCCGCCGCGGCCGGCCCGGACACGGGCGACGACGTCGAGCCCGTCGCGCCGCAGACCGCTTCCGAAGCGGATGGTGAGGCGCTGCAGATGGGGCCATTCCTGGCGCCGGCGCCTGCAGCGGCTGGAATGACGCCGCGGCAGTATGCCATCTACAAGGAACGCCTGGCCGCCTTCTGCACGGCCATCAAGAGCGGGTGGAAGCCCGCCTCCACGCCGATCGTGAAGATGCCCGGCTCGGGCAGCGCTGTGTGGTACTTCACGCAGGATGAAGTGCAGGACATGCTGAAGAAGTGCGAGGAGATGATGGCGTTGATTGCGCAGGTCACGTGATCGGGAGCGCCGTCCTCGCACTGGCGGTGCCCGGGCTGCTGTGGCAACCCGTGCGCCCCGGCGTGTGGGAGCGCGAGATGCCGATGGCGCCTCGTGGTCCGCTGGCCGAGGTGCGGGTGGTTGCCCTCCGCTTCGACCCGGCGCAGGTGCGCTTCTCCCTGCAGGACGTCACGCGGGACTACGGCCTTCGCGGGGCGTGGAACGTGGACAGCATGCCCGGTTCGGCGACCGCCGCGTTCAACGCGGGCCAGTTCATCGGGGGATCCCCCTGGGGCTGGCTGGTGCGCGACGGTGTCGAAGCGCAGGCGCCCGGGACGGGTTCCCTCGGCATGGCGTTCGTCGTGGACGCGGCGGGCAGGTCCGCCCTCGTGATGCCCGGCGAGCTGGCCGGCGTACGCCCGCGGGCGCACGTGGCCTTCCAGTCCTACCCCGCCCTGCTGGTGGACGGCAAGCTGCCGTGGGAACTGCGGGCTGCGGGGCGCGGCGTGAACCTCACGCACCGCGACTCCCGGCTCGCGATCGGCATCATGGCCGACGGGTCGGTAATCGTGGCCCTCACGCGCTTTGACGGCCTGGGCAAGGCGGCGGAGACGCTGCCCTGGGGCCCGACGGCCACCGAGATGGCAGCGTTCATGAAGTCGTTAGGCTGTGTGCGTGCCATGCTCCTCGACGGCGGCATCTCCAGCCAGATGGCCGTGCGACGCGCCGACGGCACGCTCGGGCGCTGGAGCAACTGGCGCAACGTGCCGCTGGCGCTCATCGTCTCGCCGCGTGACACCCACGCGAGCCGATAACCCTGGCGCGCCACGGGGAGCGGGCAGCACGACGACCTCGTCGAGCCGTACTCCAGTGCGCCGTGGACACCGCGACGCGGGCAACCGCGCCCGGTACGAGTAGTCCCGCTGGAGCTGCGCGAGGACGTCGTCCGTAGCGGCGCGAGATCAGATGGAGAACCGGCCGGCGCCCCGCTGATCGATCGGGATGTGGCCGCTCTCGTCGATAAGGAGCCGCCTGGGCGCGTCAGAACCTTGAGGCGCTCGTCGCATCTGTCCCGGCGCGCCTCATCGCAGAACCTGCCCTTTGCCCTACCGGCCCGATGCCGCTACTTGACGAACACCATCTGCCTGACGGTCAGACGGCGCTCCGCCACGGCACGGAGGATGTCGGTGGCGGAGAGGATTCCGACGAACCCGCTCGCGTCCGTAACGATCGCGCGCTGCACTCCGGCCTCCAGCAAACGTTGCGCCGCGTACGACACTTCGGTGTCGGCAGGAAGGGTGCAGACGGTTTTCGACATGGCTTCGCCGACGGTGTGGCTGTCGAGGAATCCCATCGCGCGGCCTTCGGCGGCGACGCGCTCAACCACATCCTCGCGCCCGGTCCACAGGTCAGTGAAGTACCTCGAAGACCACTCGTCGCCCTCACTCCACTCTTCCACCGGATCCGCTTCGTCCTCCCGGGTTTCATCGCCAACCACGGACTCGAACTCCAGGAGGTCGGGTGCCGAGAGAACACCGACAACGCGACCCGCGTCCACGACTGGCGCTCCCTGGATCCGACACGTGACGAGGGTATCGACCGCCTGACGGAGCGTCTGGTTTGGCGCAAGGGTCACCACATTGGGCGTCATGATCTCCTTGACTCGCAGCATGGGGCCTCCGGCGTGGGTTCACCGGGAGAATACCGCGTACCCCGGCGACCGGGAGTCAGCAGTCGACGACGCCTCTGTGAGGGAACGGCCGACGCCTAACGCCGTCGCGGGTCGGTGATATGGCATCTGGCGCACATGGCCATTGCCTTGCGCCCCAGTCGATTGGCGTCGAAGTCCCGACCGTGCGGATTGACCCCCCACCCCGTGGTGGCGTGGCAGCGCAAGCAGGTGGCCTGGGTATGACACGTGGTACAGGTCGCCAGTTCGAGGCGCGCCGCACGGCCGTGCTGAAGCAACCACTGCGGCTGCGCGTTGTGGTAGGTGGCAGCGTCGCGACCCTCCGCCTGGAGTCCCGAGGCCTGGTGACAGGCGCGACAGAAGACCTCGGTGTTGTGGCACGAGGCACACTCGCGGTCGCGCGCATAGGTGGACGCTGCATGCCCGGCGGCGTAGTTCGGCGGGTGAAAGGCGCGCCGCGATTCCCCGGCGTGACAATCCGAGCAGAAGCGCTGGGCGTGACATCCGGCGCACGACGTGAGCCCCGACGATGCGGCACCACGGTGCGACT encodes:
- a CDS encoding transposase → MTTPEVEIVIQRARELYPPAHPRIISDNGPPSVARDFKELIRTRSMTHVRTSPYYPQSNGRIERWRQTLRVTTIRPHRPPSVEAARVLVAAFVTYYNHQRLHSASGFVTPADALGGRRTPSTASNASTISRGGIPHSATQSHRLRTAAVNSLTLRPRVPVRLMLSTRRAGERIVEGRGQTERRVSRPAHRHRRSSWVEAVRQRDAEGAHDRDIRGRAEARRSRRHQPS
- a CDS encoding phosphodiester glycosidase family protein yields the protein MIGSAVLALAVPGLLWQPVRPGVWEREMPMAPRGPLAEVRVVALRFDPAQVRFSLQDVTRDYGLRGAWNVDSMPGSATAAFNAGQFIGGSPWGWLVRDGVEAQAPGTGSLGMAFVVDAAGRSALVMPGELAGVRPRAHVAFQSYPALLVDGKLPWELRAAGRGVNLTHRDSRLAIGIMADGSVIVALTRFDGLGKAAETLPWGPTATEMAAFMKSLGCVRAMLLDGGISSQMAVRRADGTLGRWSNWRNVPLALIVSPRDTHASR
- a CDS encoding CBS domain-containing protein; this translates as MLRVKEIMTPNVVTLAPNQTLRQAVDTLVTCRIQGAPVVDAGRVVGVLSAPDLLEFESVVGDETREDEADPVEEWSEGDEWSSRYFTDLWTGREDVVERVAAEGRAMGFLDSHTVGEAMSKTVCTLPADTEVSYAAQRLLEAGVQRAIVTDASGFVGILSATDILRAVAERRLTVRQMVFVK